The Photobacterium sp. TY1-4 DNA window CAGAAGATCCCGTCGACATCCGGATGCTGTGCCAGCATCTGACCGAGCAGCCGCGCCCCCAGCGTAAAAGAAGAGGCTTCTTCGGTCTGAATGGTCAATGGCGCAATCCCTGCCGTTTCCATGGCCTGGCGATAGCCGGCCATTTTCAGTCGCGTCCGCTCATCCATCCGGGCGGCAAAATAGGCGATTTTCCGGCAACCGCGTTGCAGCATGGCTTCGGTCATCGCCTGACCGGCCGCCAGATTATCAAAGCCCACCGCCTGCTCGATGCTCGGCGAGACGGAATCCATAATCTCAATCACGGGGATTGCTGCGGTGTGCAGCATTTTTCGCGCCCGCTCGGTATGCACACTTTCCGATAGGATCATCGCATCCACGTTGTAGGACAGCAGCGACGCAATGCTCTGCTCCTCCAGCTCCGGGCTGTAGCCATAGTGCGCCAGCATGGTCTGATACCCGGCCGGAGCCGTGACCGATTCAATGCCGCGGATCACTTCAGCAAACACCTGGTTGGTCAGCGAAGGCACCAGAACCCCAATCGCATTACTCTTGGCATTGGAGAGAATATCCGGCGCGCGGTTGGGAATGTAGCCCAGCACTTCCACTGCGGCAGCAATTTTTGCCTGCAACGCTTCAGAGACCTGAGACGGGTCGCGCAGGCACCGGCTGACCGTCATCTTGGTGACGCCGACCTGATCGGCAATATCTTGTAAGGTGGGACGTTTTTTCTTAACCGCCATGATGCTCTATCGTCTTGATGTTACTGGTAACATTGTACCTGATTTTTATCCGGTTTTAGCATAGCGCGCAAGTTACCTGGATCAAAGAAACCAAATTAACTGGGCCAAAAACAAAACGCACCCGGATGGGCGCGCTGTCTTTACTGGGCTTGTTGCACGCGAGGCGTCGTGCTCCAGGTGAGATGGAACTTGTCCGCTTCCGGCTGATCCGTCCGCGAATAGGTGTGCGAGCCAAAGTAGTCGCGTTGCGCCTGCAACAGATTCGCCGGCAGCACCGCACAGCGCAGCGCATCGAAGTAGCTCTGGGCCGAACCAATTCCCGGCATCGGCACCCCTTGCAGGGCCGCGTTGGCCACCGCACTGCGCCAGCCCGTTGCTCTCTCGGCCAGCTCGGTCCGGAAGTGCTCGGCAAACAACAGGTTTTCCAACGCAGGGTTTTGCTGATACGCAGCGGTCACCTGCTGCAGGAAAATAGCCCGGATGATACACCCGGCGCGCCAGATCTTCGCAATCGCCGCGAAGTCGAGTTGCCAGCCCTGACGCTCGGAGGTGGTTTTGAGCAGGTCAAAGCCCTGCGCATACACCGCCAGCTTGGCACAATAGAGCGCATCATGCAGCTCACGCAACACGGCTTCTTGATCCAGTACTGTCTCTTGGCCCTGCGTTTTCACCGGGCTGGCATGCGTATTGAACAGCGCCGCGGCGG harbors:
- the gntR gene encoding gluconate operon transcriptional repressor GntR, yielding MAVKKKRPTLQDIADQVGVTKMTVSRCLRDPSQVSEALQAKIAAAVEVLGYIPNRAPDILSNAKSNAIGVLVPSLTNQVFAEVIRGIESVTAPAGYQTMLAHYGYSPELEEQSIASLLSYNVDAMILSESVHTERARKMLHTAAIPVIEIMDSVSPSIEQAVGFDNLAAGQAMTEAMLQRGCRKIAYFAARMDERTRLKMAGYRQAMETAGIAPLTIQTEEASSFTLGARLLGQMLAQHPDVDGIFCTNDDLAIGAVFECQRRGIAVPGKIAIAGFHGHDISQTMLPRLATVVTPREQIGKVAAEQLLARLKGQTDWPARIDLGYQIELGESL